A segment of the Cutaneotrichosporon cavernicola HIS019 DNA, chromosome: 6 genome:
TTCTGGAAGGCCAGAGGGCACAAACACGCGGCCAACATCGACGTCGCGATGTGCCGTGTTGATGCGGAGTGGGATCGGGCGGACGACAGGTGATGCGCGCACGGGTCCCGCGCCAGGAGGGAGAGCGGGAATGGTAAGGGAGTGGGATGCTGGGACCATCGCCGGCTTTTGCAACGAGGTCGTGGACCCATAATTGGAATGAGTGGACGCGGGTTTAGCGGACGAAGACGCAGCCGTTGActtgggcggcgcggggaAAGACTTGGTCTTCGGGCCCATGGCAAGAGGCACCCCAGCCAGTGCGGCGGATACCTTTGGAGAGAGGGGGGCCGCTCCTGGTGGCAACAGAGGTTGCGAAGGACCAGCCTCTGGGTTCAAGGATGTGATCAACGGCTTGGCGGGTTGGGTAGACGTCGTGGGGGGCGTGGTAGCTGGTTTGGCCAGCgagagggagatgggaCCCGATGGCGGTAAGCTCGCAATAGTCGAGACGGACAACTTTGCTTCTACGCGGCGCCTGCCAAGGTCCTGTGTGGATCTTGTGCGGGGGCGCGCGTCGGGGTCCGACATTCCAGCCTTGTCTGAATGGGACGGAGACTTGGTCGAGGGTTTGGAAGGACCTAGAAGCGCGGACACAGACAGCCTGGCCGAAGCTGGACGGGAGAATGACGAGATGGGCTGTGTCGACTGCGCTCTCCATGGCATGGTGGGCGAAGGTTGCACTCGCTCTAGGGCTGGGGAGGGTATGGGAGAGGGGTGTGTTCGCTCGGGGCCTGGCGAAGGGAGTGCTGATGGCTGCGCTGGCTCtgggcttggcgagggGAGAGGCGAGATGTTCAAAGCTGGGCTGcggctgccgaggcgccAGTCTGGAAGAGCGGAGCAACTCTGGCGCTTTGACATGCGTGAATCGGGGGAGAGCtgtcctcggcgcgacGAGACCAAGGGCCGGTTCCGCGCCTCTTTGGCCACCCAACCGACGAGGGCTGGGGCTTGGGCACCTGGCGGAAGGCTTGGAATTTTGATTCCTGTGTTTGAAATGGCACTGGAAGCTGGTGATGGGGAGGTAGAAGCTGGTCCGAGGTgaggtgacgaggaggtaAGAGTCGACCTGAGGCGCGGTGAAGGCGACACAAGAGTCTGTTCGAGCTGGGGGGACAGCGGAAGAGCTGGAGATGAGGCcacggtcgacgacggAAGTGCCGGCGACGAAGTGAGTGGCGACGAGGGGACGATGCTCGAGTGCCGGGGAGGTAAGGTCCGGCGGGCATTAGCAACGTCCCACGCAGCGAGTCGTGGGTCGAACGAGAGGCGTTTGTTGGAAGTAGTGGTagaagagggagaggaaggcggggagagaggggacGGGGGCGCCAGAGTGGCGTGAAACGTCGTGGGCCGCTCTCTAATCCGTGGGTGTTCAGTACCGGGCATCGAGATGGGTCTAGGTCTCTcctgcttctccttctctggACGAGGCCGCAGACCTGGCGATGGCGGAGGGTGGGGTGCGTTGGCGGGATGCGAGGGGGGAAGATGGGGATGGCCGCAGGTGCATCGGGGTATCTTTGCAGACGGGTGGTCGGGGGCGCGTACAGTTTGTCCAAGGTGGGGTTCGGATCTTGCTCTAATCCTTGGCGTCgctgggagggggagggttgATGTGTCCCCGGCGGCCAAGGGTGGGCCGTGTTCTGTACGTGCGCGTGTCTCGGAGCTTGGAGGATGGTTTGGTTGACCGCGGAGGGGGTTTGGTTTGCGATCTCGTCTGAATGGGCGTAAGAGGTCTATCATAATGTTGAGGTAGCGTGAATGATAAAAGATGGGATGAAGGATATGAGGATGCGTGTTAAAGTGGTGTGAATGCTGTAGGGATGGAACCAGAGGGATCAGTGCTCccatcatcgtcatcgtTGCGCTCGCACCCCTCGCACCCCGGCTCTCCTCCCAATCCAAAATGAAGAGGGGCATGTGCGTAACAGCTGTTGGTTATTTACCTATTTACCTTTGAAACTGATCGCGGATGACAAGACCAAAGCCATAAGCCATACGGGTCAGCCATGGATGTGGACGAGACGTGGACAGTCAGCTCAGACTGTCAGACTGTCAGACCGTCTGTACGCCAGTACGCCCGATCAAACGTCCAGTACTTGTCCTTGCTCCATCCTGCTGGAAACGGCGCCGACTTGATATTGTATCGACTGCGCGATGAGTTCTCCAACGTCACGATCTCGACCCATGATGAATGAAGATATGGACAACGACTTGGACGACATGGCAAGACATGACATGAGGAGTGCTTATCAACCCACCGGTGTTCGGCGTTGACCGATACTTTACATTCCGCGACAACATAATCTCTGCTGACCTACATTCCGCCAACCACTATACCCGTTGCCCACTCTCCTCACTCCTTCATGACATGATCTGCTGACCTGGGACCAGCGAGTGAGTGCGGACCTGGTCGTCAGATAGTACATATACCCAACCCAAACCTCAGTCCAATCAGTACCTACTCACCTCACTGTACCCACCTTGACCCACACTTCATAATGACCAACCCCAACAAGCCACCTATCCTGAGAGAAGTCCCGCGCTCTCAAGTGACCGACCCCAACGTCCTCGAATACTACAACAAGCTCTTTGGAGACCGCGACCCAACCGTCGAACGCGGGACGGCGACGGGTACGCCGGGCGACTGGTGGACAACCTTTGCCCTCACACCCGACATTTTCAACCACTGCACTGACGGCTTCAAGCTCTACCGCAACCCGGGGCGTAAGCTCGACCCCGTCCtccgcgagcttggccaaACACGGGCCGGATGGGTCAAGGGCTCTCAATTCGTGTTTAGTCAGCACTGCAAGTCCCTCCGCGGCCTCAATGTGAGCGAGGCCAAGATCAAATCCATCCCATATTGGGCAGTCGCCGATTGTTATGACGAGAAAGAACGCACTGTCCTCGCGTATACCGACGCACTTACgatgggagatgggcggGTGCCGCTCGAGGTGTttgacaagctcaagaCTTTCTTGGACCATGTCGAAATCATGGAGTTTACCTATATCATTTGCCTTTATGGCATGCACGCCGTTATGACTCGTGCGCTGAGGCTCGAATAcgatgcgcgcgaggaccCGATTGTCGAGATTGCCGCGCCGGAAGGATTTAGCGCAGCAGACTTCCTCGGCGGTTCAAAGAAGCCACAGAAGGAGTAGAAGTTATAGCAATGTACCGAGTGTCCCACACGAGGCACCAGTCCCCCAGCCCTCACTTCATCACAGAAACAGCTTCTCCAGTTCCCCAGCGAACGACGCAGTTGATATCTCTATCAGACCTCATAATCACCTCACAACATACAGACACTATGTGCTAGATGCTATACTACACTAACCCCGCAACGCAACCGGAGGGGGTACGAGTGGAATCGCGTCCAGCTCGAACGACACGGCCTTGAATGCtgcgtcgagcgcgtcgtcgagcgcgccctCCCCACCCGGTAGGAAGGCGGACCAGGGGTCGTCCCAGCTCCAGCCGGCTGGGCCTGAGCTCGTTGTCTGGGCAGACTTGCCGAAGCCGCTGAAGGCAGGGGCGGAGGCTGGGGTGCCAAATGCCGATGATGCGCCGAACGCACTAGCCCCAGTCGGTTTGGGTTGCCCGAAGGCGCTGGTGGTGGACGCAGAGGCCGCCGGCTGGCCGAATGCACTGTTGGTGGTGGACGTTGAGGGCTGGCCAAATGCGCTTGTGGCAGGTGCCGATGCACCAAAGGCGCTTGTAGTAGGCGCAGTGGAGCCGAACGCGCTTGTCGTGGCGGCCGGCGTGGAGCCGAACGCACTTGTTGTCGCGGCCGGCGTGGAGCCAAACGCACTTGTTGTCGCGGCCGGCGTGGAGCCAAACGCACTTGCTGTCGCGGCCGGCGTGGAGCCAAACGCACTTGTCGTGGCGGCCGGCGTGGAGCTACTGGTAGAGGCGCCAAacgccgaggtggcgggCTTGCCAAACGCGCTCTGCCCAAACGCGGATTGGGGCTGCGAGGGCTGGCCAaaggccgacgtcgccgactGGGTGGGGGGCTGCCCAAAGGTGGACTGGGGCTGCGAGGGTTGACCGAAAGCCGATGGCTGCGCCGTTGTGGAGGACTGGTCGAACGCAGACTGCGGCTGCGCAGATGCAGAGGACTGGCCGAACGCAGACTGGCCGAAGGCGCTCGTGGTGGCAGGCTTGCCGAATCCTGACTGGCCAAAGGCGCTGCCGGCGGCTGGAGCGGCCGTGTTGGTGCTCCCAAACGCGCTAGTGGCGGCTGGAGCGGTGGTGTTATTGCCCCCGAAGCCGCTACCAGCCGCTGGCGTAGTGGTACTGCCGAATCCAGTAGCCAGGGCCGCGGTGTTGCTGCCAAAGCCGCCAGTGTTGGCCGCAAATCCGCCTGAGGCGTTGCTCCCAAAAGCGCCGGTGGCCGGCTTGCCAAACGAACTCTGGCCGAACGCCGAGCTCTGTGTCGACTGACCGAACGCGCTCTGGCCGAACCCTGCTCCAGTGGCTGGAGCCGTGGTCACAGTCGCAGGCTTACCGAATGCGCTCTGGCCGAAGCCGGAGCCAGGAGCTGGGGCCGTGGTCGATGCGCCGAAGCCGGTGGCCTGCGTGTTGTTCTGGCCGAACGAGCTCTGGCCGAACGCGCTCCCGGCAGGCTTTTGCCCAAATGTGCTCTGTCCGAACGCTGACCCAGTTTGAggagtcgaggtcgagccgAATCCAGAGCCAGCCTGCGCACTCGAGCCAAACGCGCTGATTGACGGACTGGAGCCAAACGCGCTGTTCCCGAATGATGAGCCGGCCGGCTTCTGTCCGAACGAGCTCTGCCCAAAAGCGCTTCCTCCCGCGTTGGCCGCGCCGAACGCGCTCCCCGCTGCTGGAGTGCCAAACGTGCCAGAGCCAGAGTTGGACCCAAACGAGCTGCTCCCAAATGCGCTCTTGCCAGCGGCCGGCGCGCCGAACGCACTCCCGGCTGGCTTCTGGCCGAAGCTTGAGTTGCCAAAGGCACTTGGAGCAGCTGCGGTATTCCCACCAAAGCCGGTTCCTCCACCAAAGCcgctcccactcccactccctccGCTAAAGGCACTCTGGCCAAAGCCGCTCCCTCCAGTGTTAGAGAGCACGGCAGCCTCGTTGAAGTCGGGTGGTCGCGGACCGCCTGGAGCCTGCCCGTCCTTGAAACGCGCGTCGTGCAGTCGCTCCGCGGTTTTAGTTACTTGCGATATGTTGCTCTGCGCATTGTCGAGTACTGCCTttgcgtcgccgaggatcTTGGCTTCTTCTTGC
Coding sequences within it:
- a CDS encoding uncharacterized protein (to Saccharomyces cerevisiae NUP42 (YDR192C)) — protein: MSQQVCRNWLSGNCRYGTSCRFQHPPRGSQGGFGGFSAANSQPLGQRMAAAGQSKYQFNDDTIRLELSAERPQWPASVFGVAKYEPNVLGTDVSPEELRWKSVQALKANNVQSYVQEEAKILGDAKAVLDNAQSNISQVTKTAERLHDARFKDGQAPGGPRPPDFNEAAVLSNTGGSGFGQSAFSGGSGSGSGFGGGTGFGGNTAAAPSAFGNSSFGQKPAGSAFGAPAAGKSAFGSSSFGSNSGSGTFGTPAAGSAFGAANAGGSAFGQSSFGQKPAGSSFGNSAFGSSPSISAFGSSAQAGSGFGSTSTPQTGSAFGQSTFGQKPAGSAFGQSSFGQNNTQATGFGASTTAPAPGSGFGQSAFGKPATVTTAPATGAGFGQSAFGQSTQSSAFGQSSFGKPATGAFGSNASGGFAANTGGFGSNTAALATGFGSTTTPAAGSGFGGNNTTAPAATSAFGSTNTAAPAAGSAFGQSGFGKPATTSAFGQSAFGQSSASAQPQSAFDQSSTTAQPSAFGQPSQPQSTFGQPPTQSATSAFGQPSQPQSAFGQSAFGKPATSAFGASTSSSTPAATTSAFGSTPAATASAFGSTPAATTSAFGSTPAATTSAFGSTPAATTSAFGSTAPTTSAFGASAPATSAFGQPSTSTTNSAFGQPAASASTTSAFGQPKPTGASAFGASSAFGTPASAPAFSGFGKSAQTTSSGPAGWSWDDPWSAFLPGGEGALDDALDAAFKAVSFELDAIPLVPPPVALRG
- a CDS encoding uncharacterized protein (Carboxymuconolactone decarboxylase family), which translates into the protein MTNPNKPPILREVPRSQVTDPNVLEYYNKLFGDRDPTVERGTATGTPGDWWTTFALTPDIFNHCTDGFKLYRNPGRKLDPVLRELGQTRAGWVKGSQFVFSQHCKSLRGLNVSEAKIKSIPYWAVADCYDEKERTVLAYTDALTMGDGRVPLEVFDKLKTFLDHVEIMEFTYIICLYGMHAVMTRALRLEYDAREDPIVEIAAPEGFSAADFLGGSKKPQKE